The segment CTTTTCAATTGATGTTACTGAAAATTACTCTATCACCCAGGAATACCTGTGGCAAACCAATGTAATAAGTACCTGTTTTGATAATGGAGAAGATTCATTTCAACTTATAGATCTTATGCCAAGATATCAAAGAGAGGATGGTTCTTACTATGCTCCGCCTGATATTATAAGATTTATTCGGCTTTTGAAAGGAAAGCCTGTAATTAAAGTAAAATACGATCCTAAACTCGATTTTGCCAGAGAGAAAACGTATAATGAAAATAAGGGGGATTATATAAAAAGCTACACGCAGGAGGGTAAATATGATTCCCTGTACCTTTATTCCAGCTTTGATTTAAATAAAATAGTTAACTACGAAGAAATTATTCTTGAAGGTAACGCTTATTTTCTTTTAGGTTATCACGAAAAATTGATCAGGCAAAGTCTGGATCGTGCTTACTTAAAATTTCAACGCACCAAAACCTACTGGATGAACTGGAGCGAAAAAACGACCAATTATAGGCTTTACAATGATGAAATTCTTAGAAGCGCACTTGTTTTAAAGGCTTTAACCTTTGAAAGATCGGGAGCTGTTCTTGCTGCAGCTACTACCTCTTTGCCCGAGACCGTGGGGGAGGAACGCAACTGGGATTACCGCTTTTGCTGGATAAGAGATGCTTCTATGGTAATTAAAGTAATGGCAGGTTTGGGACATTCAAAATCGGCTAAGGATTTTCTCGGGTTTATTATAGATCTTATTCCTCACAAGGATGAGAAGATACAGATCATGTATGGAATTAATGGAGAAAAAGAACTTACCGAAAATATTTTAACTCACCTTGAGGGTTTTGAAAGTTCGAGACTTAGGTGCGTACAGGGAATGCAGCCTACATTCAAAAACAAAATGATATTTACGGTATCTTGATGGAGGTGATCTACCAACAATTTATACAATTTGAAACTTCTTTAGAAAATAGTGAAGAGTTGTGGACAATCGTAAGAGGTATTGTAAGGATTGTAGAAGAGCATTGGCAGCAACCCGATAAAGGAATATGGGAATTAAGAACTGAGGACTAAGCATTTTGTATTTTCTAAATTACTGTGCTGGGTTGCAATAGACAGAGCAATTAAGATTGGAGAAATTCTGCGGAAGGGAATTAATGATGCAAAATGGAAGGGGTTAAGAACCGAAATCTATGAAGATATTTATCACAATGGCTGGAATGATGAAGTAGAAGCTTACACTCAATCTTATGGATCCAGTGATCTTGATGCTTCTACACTCCTAATGGAGCAGTATGGTTTTATTGATGCCAAAGATCCAAGATTTATAAGCACTGTGAAGGCTACCGAACGGGATTTGTGTAGAGACGGCTTATTGTATCGTTATAAGAACAAGGATGATTTTGGCACTCCCAGTTCTTCCTTCACAATTTGTACCTTCTGGTTTATTGACAGTTTATACAAGATAGGGGAGCGTAAGCGGGCACAGGAATTGTTTGATCAATTGCTTTCCTACAGCAATCATTTAGGTCTTTTTAGCGAGGATATCGATTTTGAGACAAAGAGATTATTGGGAAATTTTCCGCAAGCATATTCTCACCTTGCTTTAATAGAAACTGCGACCAATTTTTCCAAAGGTTATCTCTCTGAAGAAGAAATATGGTCAGCGGAGTAATTAAGAGGTTTCTTTAGTGTAATCTTTAATGGAAATCCTGGTCCTGGGGAGGCTCTCAGGATAATTTTCCTGAAGAAATACCAAAAGCTTTTCTCTAATAAAAACCCGCAGGTCCCATGCAGTACCGGAATCTTTTGCACTCATAAGGGCTCGTATTTGCACGCTGTGTTCAGTAGTATCGGTTACCTGGAGAACATTTACATTTTGGTCCCAGAGGGGGGTGCTTTTAAGTAATCTGGTAAGTTCCTCCCTTAGGGCTTCAAATGGCACCTGGTAATCTGTATAAATAAATACTGTTCCTAAAATATCTGCAGATTCTCTTGTCCAGTTTTGAAAGGTATTTTCAATGAAGTAGGTAGAAGGTACTACGAGGCGTCGCTTATCCCAAATTTTCACTACCACATAAGTCAAATTGATTTCCTCGATTTTACCCCATTCCTCGTCAACAATAACAACATCATCAATTCTTATTGGCTGGGTAATGGCTATTTGAATACTTGCAAGTAAAGTTCCAATAGCTTTTTGCGCTGAAAATCCTAAAATAATACCTGCTATTCCCGCTGAAGTTAAAACGCTTACTCCTATGGCACGGATTCCTTCAAAAGTCATCAGGGAAATTCCTATAGCCAGAATTACAATAATAAAAATTGCTATGTTTTCCAGTATATTATATTGAGTGTATCGCTTTCGGGCACTAAGGTTATCTTCTGCAGAAACATCATATTTTAATAACATTCTCGTTTTTAGGATTCTTAAGCCAACAATAATAAACCAGGTGACACTTAAAATGATTGCCAGAGTACTAATATTCCCTAAAATTTCATAGGTGTAGTCGTAATGGAATAACCGGGCTAAAATTGCGGCCTTCACCAAAAGAGCGCCCAGAAAAATTAGTAAGGGTATAAAAATTCTATTGGCAAAGTTTACAGGTAAAACATTTTTAGGGTTTTTCCCGAGCTTTTTTAAGACATAATAGGAAACTGCAAAGACAACAAGTAATATTACGATACCTGCTACCAGAAACTGTAAAACATCAGATTGTAAACTGTTCATAAAAAAAATTTATCCTATATTTTTAAAGCTAAAAAAAATTAGTAGAATAACCCTTAAATCTTTCCTAATCATAGTTTGTCTCTGCTATTAAATCGATATCGTTAATAAAAAAGGCCGTTTCTCTGCGAAACGGCCTTGTAATCAAAACATTTAATTCTTAAAAAGAATATTTATTGTCGGCAATTAATCTGTCTGCAATAGTGTTCCTTAGTTCTACCACATTGGGATAGTTCTGATATTTGGTGAATCTTTTAAGGCCCATCAACATCATCCTTTGTTCATCTCCTTCAGCAAACGAAATAATTCCCTCCTTTGCCCTTTGGATGATTAAATCTACTGCATGGTATAGGTAAAGTTTAGCCATTGCTATTTGCCCTTTCTGGCTTTCCTCTCCAAAACGTTTGGCATTTTTCTCAGTTCTTAGAATTCCTGATTCCGCCATATAAACTTCAATAAGTATATCGGCAGAAGCTAATAGAAGTTGCTGGTGTTCTTCAAGCTCAGGGCCGAATTTTTGCACCGCACTACCAGCTACCATCAAAAATACTTTTTTCAGATTTTTGATGATCTCTTTTTCTTCAGCAAATAGTTCAGAATAATCAGGCTTATCAAAGGAAGGTATGCTTATTAATTCCTGGCCAACTGCAGTTGCAGGACCGAGTAAATCAACGTGGCCTTTCATAGCTTTCTTTACCAACATTCCAACACAAAGCATTCTGTTGATCTCATTGGTTCCTTCGTAGATCCTTGTAATACGGGCATCTCTCCACGCAGATTCCATTGGTGCATCTGCCGAGAATCCCATTCCTCCAAAAATCTGAATTCCCTCATCACTACAATTTTGAAGATCTTCTGAAGCTGCAACTTTTAAAATTGAACACTCTATAGCGTATTCCTCAACCCCTTTCAATTCTGCCTCCTGATGCGAAGCTCCTTCTGCCTGGCGAATTGCGATTCTGTCTTCAATATCTTTTGCGGCTCTGTAAGAAGCAGATTCTCCCACGTATGCTGAAGTGGCCATTTCAGCAAGTTTAGATTTTATTGCTCCAAACTGGGCAATAGGTGTCTTAAACTGAACCCTGTCATTTGCATATTTAACTGAAGAATCTATAACCCTTCTTTGAGCATCAAGACAAGCTCCCGCAAGTTTTATTCTCCCAACGTTAAGAGCATTCATCGCAATCTTAAAGCCATTCCCTCTTTCAGACAGCATGTTCTCTAAAGGTACTTTGGTATCATTAAAGAAAACCTGACGGGTAGAGGAGGAGTGGATTCCCAATTTTTTTTCTTCTTCGCCTAAAGAAATTCCATTAGGATTTTCAGGATCGTATTCTACGATAAATCCGGTAATATTTTTATCATCTTCAATACGTGCAAAAACGATCATCATATTGCAGAACCCGGCATTGGAGATCCACATTTTTTGCCCGGTGATACTGTAATATTTTCCGTCTTCAGAAAGTACAGCTTTTGTTTTTCCGCTATTGGCATCACTACCTGCTCCGGGCTCAGTTAATGCATAAGCACCAAACCATTCTCCGGTTGCCAGCTTCGGAAGGTATTTCTTCTTTTGCTCCTCATTACCGTAAAGAGTAATGGGCAAAGTACCAATTCCCGAATGCGCTCCAAAAGCAGTGGAGAAAGAACCAGTTGCGCCAGAGATATAATCTACAACCAACATAGTAGTGACAAATCCCATTCCCAATCCGTCATATTCTTCGGGAACTGAAACTCCAAGGAATCCCATTTCTCCTGCCTTACGCATTAGCTCTTCTGTTAGCTCGTAATTTTTCTGTTCAAACTCTTCTTTCCGCGGCCAGATCTCCCGATCAACAAATTCCTTTACGGAATCTTTCATCATTTTTTGTTCATCAGTAAAATCCTCCGGAGTGAATATATTTTCAGCCTTTGTTTCTTTGACCAAAAACTGGCCGCCTCTTAAGAGGTCTTTTTGGTTTGGTGTTGTATCCATTTATATTTATTCTTTTTGGTTCAGAATAAAGAGAAGAGAGAAAAGAAGAGAGACTTAATCTAATCCATTTTGGAAACCCATTGTCATCTTCTGAAATTCTTCAATTTTATTCTCTAATTTTTCTAATTCGATTTCGGTTATATAATTACGATGCCTTGCTACTAACAGTTGAGTTCCTAACTCAAATGATGATCCAAGTGAAATATCTAAAAAATGACGAAAGGATTTTTCTGATCTTGAAGATCCTTCTGCAATATTACTTGGCATTGAAACAGAACATTTACTAAGTTGTGAACTAAGATCATAAATCTCGTGTTTCGGAAAACTGAGGAGAATATCTGAAACATCTTTTGCAATCTCGAGTCCTAATTTCCAAATCTTGAGATTTTTATAATTGTGTCTCTTCCTGCTGCTCATTTCTTCTCTTCTCTCTTTTCTCTTCTCTATTTTCTCCCTGTTATTCTAATTTAAAAACTCATAAACCCCAGCTGCTCCCTGTCCTGTTCCCACGCACATGGTCACGAGACAATGTTTATTTTGGTGGCCGCGTTTTCGCATTTCATCGAAGATCTGTACAGAGAGTTTCGCTCCTGAACATCCCAGGGGATGACCCATCGCTATTGCTCCTCCGTTCACATTGACCAGCTGCGGATTTAATCCCGTTTCTCGTATTACGGCAAGTGACTGGGAAGCAAAAGCTTCATTAAGCTCGATAAGCTCCATGTCTTCTTTTTTCAATCCTGCTCGTTTCAATGCTTTTGGAACTGCTATTACCGGACTTATTCCCATTACCCTTGGATCTACTCCCGCTACGGCATAACTGACTAAGCGTGCGATTGGTTCAAGGTTTAACTCTTTCACCATTTCTTCACTCATCACCATTAAAAAGGCTGCACCGTCACTCATTTGAGAGGCGTTACTTAGGGTGACACTTCCACCTTCAGCAAAAACAGGTCGTAATCTTGCCAGGGCTTCTACAGATGTATCGGCGCGTGGACCTTCGTCTTCGGTTACTGTGTAAGTCCTTTTTTCTTTTTTTCCTTCAGCATTTATAAATGTTTCTTCCACTTCAATAGGAACTATTTGTTCTTTGAACCTCTCTTCCTTAAGAGCTTTTAAGGCCTTTTGGTGGGAATTGTAAGCGAATTCATCCTGGTCTTCCCGGGAAATATTGTAACGTTTTGCTACTTCTTCCGCAGTTAATCCCATTCCCCAATAATAGTCTTCGTGGCCTTCTTTCGCAACGCTGTAATTAGGAACAGGTTTGTATCCTCCCATAGGAATATAGCTCATACTTTCAGATCCTCCTGCTATAATGCAATCTGCCATTCCGCTCTGGATCTTGGCCGATGCCATGGCAATGGTTTCAATTCCCGATGCACAATATCTATTCACCGTAACTCCTGGAACATCTTCGATCTTTAATCCCATTAAAGAGATCAATCTACCCATATTAAGTCCCTGCTCCGCCTCCGGCATCGCATTACCGACCATAACATCGTCAATTCTCTTTTTATCCAGCTGCGGAAGATCCTTCATTAAATATTCAATAGTTTCCGCCGCCAATTCATCCGGCCTCTTAAACCTGAATACTCCGCGAGGCGCTTTCCCCACTGCGGTTCTGTATGCTTTTACTATGTATGCCTGTCTGTTCATTGTTCTAGTATTTAGATGTTAGATTTGAGATGTGAGACATTAGACGTATTATTTGCTAAACTTCTGGATTAGGGAATAATTCATCTTTTGAACTTCAATCAAATCTTTTAATAATTGTCGTGTTTTATCTTCTGGAATAAGCTTTAAGCGATGAGATAAAATTAATTGTGTAAATAATTCATTTGAAGATCCACTTGCGATTCCCAGGAAGTTGCGGAATTCACCATCTGTATTTCTTCCGGCTCCTTCGGCAATGTTAGAAGGAACTGAAATAGCGCTTCTTCTAATTTGACTTGTTAGTCCATATTTTTCTTCTTTAGGAAATTCTGAAGAAATTAAATAGGTCTGTTCTGCAACATCCATTGCTTTTTGCCAAATCTTTAAATCCTGAAAATTATGCATATTAACAGTTTTACGTTTTTGTTGATGAAATCTCAAATCTAATATCTCATGTCTTATATCTCCTGTCTAATTCCTAAGCGGCTTTCCCTTCTTCAGCATGTGCTCAATTCTTTCAAGCGTCTTCCTTTCTCCTGTGAGAGATAAAAACGCTTCTCTTTCAAGATCAAGTAGGTATTGTTCGCTCACATAACTTGCATCAGATAAATCTCCACCGGACATAACGTATGCCAGCTTATTGGCTATTTTTCTGTCATGTTCGCTGATGTAATTACCTGCTACCATCTGGTCTGTTCCTACCATAAAAGTTCCAAGGGCCTGTTTTCCTAAAACTTTTATGTCTGTTCTAGGTATTGGTTTTGTATAGCCGTTTTCTGCCATGAGAAGTGCGTGTTGTTTTGCCATAGCCAATTGCCTGTCTGGGTTAACAACTACTATATCTTTTCCTTTTTGAAGAATGTTGAGGTCGTAAGCTTCATAGGCTGAAGTTGAAACTTTTGCCATTGCAATTGTGAGGAAGTGTTCTCTAAGACGGTTCAATTCCACATCATCTTTTTGGTATGTATCACTTGCTCTCACAGTCATTTCCTTGGAACCACCTCCACCGGGAATAACTCCCACGCCAAATTCCACGAGACCAATGTAAGTTTCGGCTGCGGCTACAACTTTATCGGCGTGAAGTGAAAGTTCACATCCGCCCCCCAGTGTCATTGCGTGTGGTGCTGCTACCGTTGGAATGGAAGAATAACGCATCCGCATCATCGTGTCCTGGAAATATTTAATGGCAATATTCAGCTCATCGTATTCCTGTTCAACAGCCATCATAAAAATCATCCCGATGTTGGCACCTACAGAAAAGTTCTTGCCGTTGTTGGCCACCACCAATCCCTGGTAATCTCTTTCAGCCAGATCCAGGGCTTTATTTAGTCCGTCCAGCACATCGCCGCCAATGGTATTCATTTTACTTCGGAACTCTACATTGAGGATTCCGTCGCCAAGATCTTCCACTACCACTCCGCTGTTTTTGAAAACCTGTTTTGATTCGCGGATGTTGTCCAGAATAATAAAAGCATCCTGTCCCGGAACTTTTACCTGTTTCTTCTGCGGAATATCGTAATAATAGGAATTCCCGTCTTTTACTGTATAGAAGCTTTCACTACCGCTTTCCAGCATTACATTTACCCAGGCTGCAGGTTCATAACCTTCGGCCTTCATCATTTCTATTCCCTTCTTTACGCCTACAGCATCCCAAATTTGGAAAGGCCCGTGATCCCATCCAAAACCTAAGCACGCATAGCATCATCTATCTTATAAAGCTCATCTGTTATTTCCGGAATTCGGTTTGAAACGTAAGCAAAAAGTGCAGAGAGGTTCTTGCGGTAAAATTCACCTGCTTTGTCATTTCCTTTTACCAAAACAGAAAACCGATCTTCTACTTTGTCTATAGTTTTCGTTTGCTCGAGAGTAGCAAAATTTGCTTTTTTACCCTCGCGATATTCCATTCTATTTAAGTCCAAAGTTAGGATCTCACTGGATCCATCTTTTTTCTTTTCTTTTTTATAAAAACCCTGACTTAGTTTTACTACCCAACCACTTCTTATCCATCATGGTCTGGATAAAGTCGGGTAATTTAAACAGGTCGTGTCGCTCATCATTTGGAACGCCTTCATGTAATCCATTCGCCACGTGCACCAGGGTGTCAAGACCTACAACATCAACCGTTCTAAAGGTTGCCGATTTAGGTCTTCCAATAACTGGTCCTGTAAGTTTGTCAACTTCTTCAACCGTCATATCCATTTCCTTCACCATATGGAACAAACTCATAATGCTGAAAATTCCAATACGGTTCCCAATAAAAGCAGGAGTATCTTTTGCAACTACAGAAGTTTTACCCAGGAATTTTTCTCCATACTCATTCAGGAATTCCAGTACTTCTTCTGAAGTATCGGGTCCCGGAATAATTTCAAATAGCCTTAAATATCTTGGAGGATTAAAGAAATGTGTTCCGCAGAAGTGCTTTCTGAAATCTTCACTACGGCCTTCATTCATCAATTGAATTGGAATTCCGGAGGTATTAGAAGTTATAAGAGTACCTTCTTTTCGGTGTTTTTCCAGATTATCAAAAACCTGTTTTTTAATATCAAGACGTTCAACAACGACTTCGATAATCCAGTCAACTTCAGAAACTTTTGAAATATCATCCTCCAAATTCCCCGTTTTAATCCTGCTTGCAAAGTCTTTATGGTAAATAGGAGATGGCTTTGATTTAAGTGCGTCTTGAAGAGATTGATTTACCAGGCGATTCCTTACCTGTTTGCTTTCCAGCGTTAGGCCTTTCTTCTTTTCCTGCTCGGTTAATTCCCTTGGAACAATATCCAGCAGGAGTACCTCCACACCAATATTGGCGAAATGGCAGGCAATACCGCTTCCCATAATTCCGGAACCAATTACTGCAACTTTGTTAATTCTTCGTTTCATATGTTTTATATAGTTTTAATAGCTTCGGTGAAACTCACTGAAGTAATTAGCAAATTATTTTCCCCTTTTTCCTATTGCAAAAAGGTGTAAAACCTGAGGAGTTTTTAGCTTAATCAGGATTAATGATGTCATTTAATTTGAGATCTTTATCATAGATCTTTTTGTTTCCAATTAAATCGGTTATAGTATTGGCAACCCGAATGAATGTTTTTAGATCTTCTTCAGGAACATTTTCTTTCACGGCCTCATCAAATCTCAATACCACACTTTTTGAAAAGTCACGCATTTCCAGCCCGAACTTTGTAAGGTGAAGTAAGACACTCCGGCCATCTTTGGGATTCTTTTTTCTAATTATTAGACCTTTCTCTTCCATGGTTTTTAAAATTCGGGAAAGACTGGTGGCTTCCATTCCCATTTTGGGACCTAAAGAAGTCGAAGGGGTTCCTTTTTCAGGATCAATACTTAGTAAAGCAAAACCAGTAGCCATAGTGCTTCCTGCTTTTCCGGCTTCCTCATTGTACATTTTGGAAACTGCAATCCAGGTTGCCCGCAATACATAATCAATTGTCTTCTCCTTCATATAAAAAATGGTGAAATGTAAAGTTAACAAAATTTATTATGCACGCATAATAAATCCAAGGAAATTTTTTATTCTTATAATGAATGTGGTAAAACATAGAATGAAGAACAGGAGAGGAGGTTAAAAACCTCTTCAACTACAATTAATTAAGGAAATAGCTGTATTTCTATTACAGTAAATATTTAAAATGCTTATCAACTGAAAGTATTGATGATGTTTAAACCTAAGATGGATATTCCTCTCATCTAAATATTTTATTTTACTTTTAGGTCTCTAAAAAATTCAGAAGAAAAATGCTAGATTATCCATTGAAGTTTACCCCCGTTTTAAAAGAAAAAATTTGGGGTGGTAGTAAGTTAAGAGAAGTATTAAATAAAGATTCCAACAGTAATGAACTGGGGGAAAGCTGGGAAATTTCAGGAGTACAAAATGATATTTCGGTGGTTGAAAATGGTGCTTTGAAAGGTAGTACTTTGAATGAGTTACTGGAGAAATACAAAGGGGACTTTCTGGGAGAAAAGGTCTACGAAAATTTTGGAGCAGAATTTCCACTTCTTATAAAGTATATTGATGCAAAAACTGAATTATCGGTACAATTGCATCCCAATGATGAACTTGCCAAAAAAAGGCACAACTCTTTTGGAAAAACTGAAATGTGGTATATCATGCAGGCCGATGAAGGAGCTGAAATTAATGTAGGTTTTAAGAACACCACAACCAAAGATGAATATCTTCAAAGGCTTGAAAAAGGCGAAATTACAAAATTGCTCAATTTTGAAAAGGTGGAAAAAGGAGATTCCTTCTTTATTAATACCGGAAAAGTTCACGCTATAGGAGCCGGAGTTTTATTAGCCGAAATCCAGCAAACCTCTGATATTACCTATCGAATATATGACTGGGACAGGGTAGATGCCCAGGGAAAAAGCAGAGATCTACATACAGCCGAAGCCCTGGATGCAATTGATTTTCAGAAAAAAGACGACTTTAAACTGGAGTATTCCAAAACTGAAAATGAATCTTCGAATATCGCAAGGTGCGAATATTTTACCACAAATTATTTACAGATAAGAGGTAAGGTGGAGAAGGATTATTCTGAAATAGATTCATTTGTGATCTACATGTGCGTTAGCGGTAAAGCTGAAATTGAAACAGGTAGGAACACAGAAAATATTCAACAGGGACAAACAGTATTAATTCCTGCAAAGAATAAGAAAGTAACCATATCTTCAGAAGATGTCGAGTTACTGGAAGTATATATAGGCTAAAGCCAGGAATAAAAAGTTAAGGAGTAAAAGAGTAAAAGAGTGAAAGAGAAAAATTAAAAATTCACTGTAGATCTTTCCTACTTAATAATATAGCCACGAATTCACTAATAAATTATTAGTGAATTCGTGGCTCTCCAATTAAATAAAGCTATTTGTTTAGTATTTCTTCAATTTCCTGAAGTTCCTCCTTATTAAACTCCAGATTTTGTAAAGTATTAATGTTGTCCTGTAATTGAGAAACTTTGCTCGCGCCCACGAGCACAGAAGTTACCCGTAAATCTTTAAGCAACCAGGCAATAGCCATTTGGGCCAGACTTTGATTTCGGTTTTCGGCAATGGAATTCAGTTTCTTCATTTTCCCGACAAGTTCAGGAGTAATTTGGGATTTATCAAGGTATCCTCCTTCTATTGCTGCCCTGGAATCTTCAGGAATTCCATGAAGATATTTAGAGGTCAAAATACCTTGTTCCAAGGGAGAAAATACTATGCTTCCAATACCTTCCTGCTCCAGGGTATCCATCAATCCATTTTCCACCCACCTGTCCAACATGTTGTATCGGGGCTGATGGATCAAAAACGGTGTTCCCTGTTCCTTCAGAATTTTCGCAGCTTTTGCAGTGTCTTCAGCTGAGTATTGAGAGACACCTACGTATAAGGCTTTTCCCTGTCTTACGATTTGATCCAAAGCTCCCATTGTTTCTTCCAGAGGAGTTTCGGGATCAGGCTTAGGTGGTGGTAAAAAATATCTACATATTCCAGACCCATCCTGTTTAAGGATTGATCGAGGCTGGCAATAAGATATTTTCGGGATCCGAAATTTCCATAAGGTCCCGGCCACATATCCCATCCTGCTTTAGTGGAAATTATAAGTTCATCACGGTAAACTTTGAAATCTTCAGAAAAGATCTTTCCAAAATTTCTTTCAGCAGAGCCATAAGGAGGTCCGTAATTATTTGCCAGGTCAAAGTGTGTTATCCCATTATCAAATGCAGTCCTTAGCAGCTTACGGGAATTTTCAAAATCATCTACATCGCCAAAGTTATGCCACAGCCCCAGTGAAAGTAGTGGCAGGTCGATTCCGCTTCGGCCACAGCGGCGATATTGCATTTTTTCATATCTGTTTTCAGATGGTATATATGTATTCATAATAAAGTTTAAATTAAAAATGGCTTTCAGAATAGAAAGCCATTCAAGATCTTATTTTTCATAGATATTGTTGTAGAGATTCTCGTACAACTTCTTGATGTTTCTTCGTTTCAGCTTCATCGTAGGAGTTAAATGTTCTCCTTCAATACTCCAAACATCAGGAGTAAGTTCAAATTTTTTCACTTTTTCCCAGTGGCCAAATTTAGCGTTGTAAAAATCTACTTCTTCCTGAATACGGGAAACTACTTCAGGATGTTTGATCATTTCTGCAGGAGAGTTTCCAATATTTAAATTTTTTCGGTTTGCCCATTCCTGAACAAATTCGAAATTTGGCTGAATAAATGCTGCTTAAGCATTTTTTCTCCTTCTCCAATTACCATGATCTGTTCAATGAAGCGGGATTGTTTCATTGTATTTTCTATAATTTGAGGAGCCACATATTTTCCGCCAGATGTCTTAAACATTTCTTTTTTTCGGTCGGTAATTTTAAGGAAACCTTCACTGTCTATTTCGCCTATGTCTCCCGTATGGAAATAACCCTCCTCATCAATTGCTTCATTGGTTTTATCGGGCTCTTTATAATAGCCTAACATAAGATTTGGTCCTTTTGTAAGGATTTCCCCGTCTTCAGCAATTTTTACCTCGACTTTATCAATAACTTTTCCTACGGTTCCTATTTTAAATCCGTGGTTTCTTTGATCGTTAACAGCAATAACCGGAGAAGTTTCGGTTAAACCATAGCCTTCCATCACAGGAATTTCGGCGGCTGCAAAACTCTCGCTAATCTTGGTTGCAGGGCTGCACTTCCTGAAACTATTAATTCTATATTACCTCCAAGACCTTCTTTCCATTTCGAAA is part of the Antarcticibacterium sp. 1MA-6-2 genome and harbors:
- a CDS encoding mechanosensitive ion channel family protein yields the protein MNSLQSDVLQFLVAGIVILLVVFAVSYYVLKKLGKNPKNVLPVNFANRIFIPLLIFLGALLVKAAILARLFHYDYTYEILGNISTLAIILSVTWFIIVGLRILKTRMLLKYDVSAEDNLSARKRYTQYNILENIAIFIIVILAIGISLMTFEGIRAIGVSVLTSAGIAGIILGFSAQKAIGTLLASIQIAITQPIRIDDVVIVDEEWGKIEEINLTYVVVKIWDKRRLVVPSTYFIENTFQNWTRESADILGTVFIYTDYQVPFEALREELTRLLKSTPLWDQNVNVLQVTDTTEHSVQIRALMSAKDSGTAWDLRVFIREKLLVFLQENYPESLPRTRISIKDYTKETS
- a CDS encoding acyl-CoA dehydrogenase family protein encodes the protein MDTTPNQKDLLRGGQFLVKETKAENIFTPEDFTDEQKMMKDSVKEFVDREIWPRKEEFEQKNYELTEELMRKAGEMGFLGVSVPEEYDGLGMGFVTTMLVVDYISGATGSFSTAFGAHSGIGTLPITLYGNEEQKKKYLPKLATGEWFGAYALTEPGAGSDANSGKTKAVLSEDGKYYSITGQKMWISNAGFCNMMIVFARIEDDKNITGFIVEYDPENPNGISLGEEEKKLGIHSSSTRQVFFNDTKVPLENMLSERGNGFKIAMNALNVGRIKLAGACLDAQRRVIDSSVKYANDRVQFKTPIAQFGAIKSKLAEMATSAYVGESASYRAAKDIEDRIAIRQAEGASHQEAELKGVEEYAIECSILKVAASEDLQNCSDEGIQIFGGMGFSADAPMESAWRDARITRIYEGTNEINRMLCVGMLVKKAMKGHVDLLGPATAVGQELISIPSFDKPDYSELFAEEKEIIKNLKKVFLMVAGSAVQKFGPELEEHQQLLLASADILIEVYMAESGILRTEKNAKRFGEESQKGQIAMAKLYLYHAVDLIIQRAKEGIISFAEGDEQRMMLMGLKRFTKYQNYPNVVELRNTIADRLIADNKYSF
- a CDS encoding four helix bundle protein, translated to MSSRKRHNYKNLKIWKLGLEIAKDVSDILLSFPKHEIYDLSSQLSKCSVSMPSNIAEGSSRSEKSFRHFLDISLGSSFELGTQLLVARHRNYITEIELEKLENKIEEFQKMTMGFQNGLD
- a CDS encoding acetyl-CoA C-acyltransferase, yielding MNRQAYIVKAYRTAVGKAPRGVFRFKRPDELAAETIEYLMKDLPQLDKKRIDDVMVGNAMPEAEQGLNMGRLISLMGLKIEDVPGVTVNRYCASGIETIAMASAKIQSGMADCIIAGGSESMSYIPMGGYKPVPNYSVAKEGHEDYYWGMGLTAEEVAKRYNISREDQDEFAYNSHQKALKALKEERFKEQIVPIEVEETFINAEGKKEKRTYTVTEDEGPRADTSVEALARLRPVFAEGGSVTLSNASQMSDGAAFLMVMSEEMVKELNLEPIARLVSYAVAGVDPRVMGISPVIAVPKALKRAGLKKEDMELIELNEAFASQSLAVIRETGLNPQLVNVNGGAIAMGHPLGCSGAKLSVQIFDEMRKRGHQNKHCLVTMCVGTGQGAAGVYEFLN
- a CDS encoding four helix bundle protein — translated: MHNFQDLKIWQKAMDVAEQTYLISSEFPKEEKYGLTSQIRRSAISVPSNIAEGAGRNTDGEFRNFLGIASGSSNELFTQLILSHRLKLIPEDKTRQLLKDLIEVQKMNYSLIQKFSK
- a CDS encoding MarR family winged helix-turn-helix transcriptional regulator: MKEKTIDYVLRATWIAVSKMYNEEAGKAGSTMATGFALLSIDPEKGTPSTSLGPKMGMEATSLSRILKTMEEKGLIIRKKNPKDGRSVLLHLTKFGLEMRDFSKSVVLRFDEAVKENVPEEDLKTFIRVANTITDLIGNKKIYDKDLKLNDIINPD
- a CDS encoding type I phosphomannose isomerase catalytic subunit, whose amino-acid sequence is MLDYPLKFTPVLKEKIWGGSKLREVLNKDSNSNELGESWEISGVQNDISVVENGALKGSTLNELLEKYKGDFLGEKVYENFGAEFPLLIKYIDAKTELSVQLHPNDELAKKRHNSFGKTEMWYIMQADEGAEINVGFKNTTTKDEYLQRLEKGEITKLLNFEKVEKGDSFFINTGKVHAIGAGVLLAEIQQTSDITYRIYDWDRVDAQGKSRDLHTAEALDAIDFQKKDDFKLEYSKTENESSNIARCEYFTTNYLQIRGKVEKDYSEIDSFVIYMCVSGKAEIETGRNTENIQQGQTVLIPAKNKKVTISSEDVELLEVYIG